In the Pseudomonadota bacterium genome, one interval contains:
- a CDS encoding TlyA family RNA methyltransferase: MKIRLDKLLVERNLAESRQKAQALILAGQVFVNGQRADKVGSQFQINAEIEVRGSINPYVSRGGLKLEAGLDYFQIDLKGFTCIDFGASTGGFTDCLLQRGAAKVWAIDVGYGQLAWKLRQDERVVAMERTNARHLTPGDFPALFDLAVIDASFISLEILLEPAKRLLDKHGMIIALVKPQFEVGKGLVGKGGVVRDEELRNEMVRKIETFGQTIGLACKGSIPSPIQGPKGNQEYLVCFTLT, from the coding sequence TTGAAAATCCGACTGGATAAATTGCTTGTCGAACGGAATCTGGCCGAAAGCCGACAGAAGGCGCAGGCCCTGATCCTCGCCGGCCAGGTTTTCGTCAACGGCCAGCGGGCCGACAAGGTTGGAAGCCAGTTTCAAATCAACGCTGAAATTGAGGTCAGGGGCAGCATCAATCCTTATGTCAGCAGAGGAGGATTGAAACTTGAGGCGGGCCTTGATTATTTTCAGATCGACCTGAAAGGGTTCACCTGCATAGATTTCGGCGCCTCCACCGGCGGTTTTACCGACTGCCTGCTCCAGCGTGGAGCGGCTAAAGTATGGGCGATTGACGTCGGCTACGGCCAACTGGCCTGGAAACTCCGGCAAGACGAGCGAGTGGTAGCGATGGAAAGGACCAACGCCCGCCATCTCACCCCGGGTGATTTCCCGGCCCTTTTCGACCTGGCGGTGATCGATGCTTCCTTCATCTCGCTGGAAATCCTTCTCGAACCGGCTAAACGTCTGCTGGACAAACATGGCATGATCATCGCGCTGGTCAAGCCACAGTTTGAAGTTGGAAAAGGGTTGGTCGGCAAAGGCGGAGTGGTCAGGGATGAGGAACTGCGCAATGAGATGGTCAGGAAAATTGAAACATTCGGTCAAACGATCGGCCTTGCCTGCAAAGGTTCAATTCCTTCGCCGATTCAGGGCCCTAAAGGCAACCAGGAGTATCTGGTCTGCTTCACCCTGACCTGA
- a CDS encoding phosphoglucosamine mutase — translation MRRLFGTDGIRGVANIFPMTTEIAMQVGRGIAFLVKDMKHGHRIVIGKDTRLSGYMIENALASGICSMGVDVLLVGPLPTPGIAFITTGMRADAGVVISASHNPFQDNGIKIFSRDGFKLPDRLEEEIEDLIFSQKMAALRPVAEEIGRATRIDDARGRYIVFLKNTFPKNYTLDGFHIVLDCAHGATYGVAPHVFEELGAKVTAIGVTPNGRNINDECGALYPQLMAEKVRELNADIGIALDGDGDRLIVVDEKGEIVDGDQIMALCASDLMIRRKLRKKTLVATVMSNLGLEVAMTDIGAKLVRTNVGDRYVVEEMRKNDYCFGGEQSGHLIFLDHNTTGDGILAALQVLAIMIKREKPLSELAGIIELFPQTLKNVRTSRRIVPESIKGFAEQVTAHERKLGRRGRILVRPSGTEPVIRVMVEGANETLIHSIADDLCETIRKADCQ, via the coding sequence ATGCGCAGATTATTCGGCACAGACGGTATCCGGGGGGTTGCCAACATCTTCCCGATGACCACGGAAATCGCAATGCAGGTCGGCCGGGGGATTGCCTTTCTCGTCAAGGACATGAAGCATGGCCACCGGATCGTAATCGGCAAAGACACCAGGCTTTCCGGGTATATGATCGAAAATGCACTCGCCTCGGGCATCTGTTCGATGGGCGTCGATGTACTCTTAGTCGGCCCGCTGCCGACACCGGGCATCGCCTTTATCACTACCGGCATGCGGGCCGATGCCGGGGTTGTGATCTCCGCCTCGCACAACCCCTTCCAGGATAACGGGATCAAGATCTTCTCCCGCGACGGCTTCAAGCTCCCGGATCGCCTCGAAGAAGAGATCGAAGATCTCATTTTCTCCCAGAAGATGGCCGCCCTGCGGCCTGTTGCTGAAGAGATCGGCCGCGCTACCAGAATCGATGATGCCCGGGGGCGCTATATCGTCTTTCTGAAAAACACCTTTCCCAAGAATTACACCCTGGACGGTTTTCACATTGTCCTTGATTGTGCCCACGGGGCAACCTACGGCGTGGCCCCCCATGTTTTCGAGGAACTCGGGGCCAAGGTTACCGCCATCGGCGTGACTCCGAACGGCAGAAATATCAACGATGAGTGCGGTGCTCTCTACCCGCAGTTGATGGCCGAGAAGGTAAGAGAGCTCAATGCCGATATCGGCATTGCCCTTGATGGTGACGGCGACCGCCTGATCGTTGTCGACGAGAAGGGTGAAATCGTCGATGGCGACCAGATCATGGCTCTTTGCGCCTCCGATCTGATGATTCGCCGCAAGTTACGCAAAAAAACCCTGGTGGCGACGGTCATGAGCAATCTCGGCCTGGAGGTGGCAATGACCGATATCGGGGCGAAACTTGTCAGAACCAATGTCGGAGACCGCTATGTTGTCGAAGAAATGCGAAAAAACGACTACTGTTTCGGCGGTGAACAGTCGGGCCATCTGATCTTTCTCGATCACAACACCACCGGTGACGGCATTCTCGCTGCGCTGCAGGTCCTGGCAATCATGATCAAGAGAGAAAAGCCCCTCTCCGAACTGGCCGGGATCATAGAACTCTTCCCCCAGACCCTCAAAAATGTCCGGACCAGTCGCCGGATTGTCCCCGAAAGCATCAAGGGCTTTGCCGAACAGGTAACGGCCCACGAGAGAAAACTGGGCCGCCGGGGCCGGATTCTGGTGCGACCTTCAGGAACCGAGCCGGTGATCAGGGTCATGGTAGAAGGCGCCAATGAAACCTTGATCCACTCCATCGCCGACGACCTCTGCGAGACGATCAGAAAAGCTGATTGTCAGTAA
- a CDS encoding YbbR-like domain-containing protein, with the protein MEKLDKQITSRLRFPEIWSWPKDWILKLVSLFFAILLWYFVVGADKVDMTVQVPLEIINLPQNLVISNQFKKQLEVTVNGPRGMVRGLETQRITRPVDLSAAQPGNRTIQNKEDSIKFPRGIKVLRIQPANLTLLIDRMLDKELPIKPVIQGQPDQGYEVASVVTEPSTLSVAAPAAIIGDEIFLSTQPVNINGLKSNLTKQVTLDIKPEIAERVGETVISVSVILREKRLPSEATNIPIQFNHEMERTTYRLEPQSVSAKIDVPYSMRKTIPQGDQFTASIEAANLPPGKHLLPVMVTHPLEDVKIVEVIPPAITINISEPKPLLKRKPEPVRVIIRNGPDK; encoded by the coding sequence ATGGAAAAGCTGGATAAACAGATAACCTCAAGACTCCGCTTCCCCGAGATCTGGAGCTGGCCGAAGGACTGGATCCTCAAACTGGTCTCCCTGTTCTTTGCGATTCTGCTCTGGTATTTCGTGGTCGGCGCCGACAAGGTGGACATGACCGTCCAGGTTCCGCTGGAGATCATCAACCTGCCCCAGAACCTGGTCATTTCCAACCAGTTCAAGAAACAGCTGGAGGTCACGGTCAACGGCCCGCGCGGCATGGTCCGGGGCCTTGAGACCCAGCGGATCACCAGGCCGGTCGATCTGTCGGCGGCCCAACCGGGGAACCGGACCATCCAGAACAAGGAAGACTCCATCAAATTCCCCCGTGGGATCAAGGTCCTGCGGATCCAGCCGGCCAACCTGACCCTGCTCATCGACCGCATGCTGGATAAAGAGCTGCCGATCAAACCGGTTATCCAGGGGCAGCCGGATCAGGGTTACGAGGTAGCCTCGGTGGTGACCGAACCTTCAACCTTAAGTGTTGCCGCGCCGGCGGCGATTATCGGCGACGAGATTTTCCTTTCCACCCAACCTGTGAACATCAACGGGCTGAAATCGAACCTGACCAAACAGGTCACCCTCGACATCAAACCCGAGATCGCCGAGCGCGTCGGCGAGACGGTGATCAGCGTCAGCGTCATCCTCAGGGAGAAACGGTTGCCGAGCGAAGCCACCAATATTCCGATCCAGTTCAACCACGAGATGGAACGAACCACTTATCGCCTTGAACCACAATCCGTTTCCGCGAAAATAGATGTCCCCTACAGCATGCGAAAAACAATTCCGCAGGGCGACCAGTTTACCGCATCCATTGAAGCCGCTAATCTGCCGCCGGGAAAACACCTCCTCCCGGTCATGGTGACGCATCCTCTGGAAGATGTCAAAATCGTAGAGGTGATCCCGCCCGCGATTACCATCAATATCAGCGAACCGAAACCACTGCTGAAAAGAAAACCGGAACCGGTCCGGGTGATTATCCGGAACGGCCCGGACAAATAA
- the cdaA gene encoding diadenylate cyclase CdaA — MFEILRSLRVQDILDIMIVWFIVYRVLLIIRGTRAAQMLAGIGIIIIAYFCARVFEFLTLYWLLNTFLSSIFLIIIIIFQRDIRRALTQVGQTPFTKNYEDTVHSMEEVVGAATYMARKRTGALIVLERETGLKDYLESGHRLDSILSRELLVSLFHHESPLHDGGVVVRNGRILTAGCVLPLTKNPYISKRLGTRHRAAIGLSEETDAVIVVVSEETGHISLVQHGAITSDLDESTLRNRLEAIFVPQEYQKNLWKSWINR; from the coding sequence ATGTTTGAAATTCTCCGATCACTGCGCGTTCAGGACATACTGGATATCATGATCGTCTGGTTTATAGTTTACCGGGTGCTTCTGATTATCCGGGGAACCCGGGCTGCGCAGATGCTGGCCGGCATAGGCATCATTATCATTGCATACTTCTGCGCCAGAGTTTTTGAGTTCCTGACTCTTTACTGGCTTCTGAACACTTTTCTCAGTTCCATATTCCTGATCATCATCATTATTTTTCAGCGCGATATCCGACGCGCCCTCACCCAGGTCGGGCAGACCCCTTTCACCAAAAATTACGAAGACACCGTTCACTCCATGGAAGAAGTGGTCGGAGCGGCAACCTATATGGCCAGAAAAAGAACCGGCGCCCTGATTGTTCTTGAGAGGGAGACCGGGCTCAAGGACTATCTGGAATCAGGACACCGGCTCGACAGCATCCTGAGCCGGGAACTCCTGGTCAGCCTGTTTCATCATGAATCACCGCTCCATGACGGCGGAGTAGTCGTCAGAAACGGACGGATTCTCACTGCGGGGTGCGTTCTGCCGCTCACCAAAAACCCGTATATCAGCAAAAGGCTGGGGACCCGGCACCGAGCGGCGATCGGCCTTTCCGAGGAGACCGATGCCGTGATCGTTGTCGTCTCCGAGGAAACCGGACATATTTCTTTAGTGCAGCATGGAGCCATCACCTCCGACCTCGACGAATCAACATTGCGAAACAGGCTTGAAGCCATTTTTGTTCCCCAGGAATATCAAAAGAATTTATGGAAAAGCTGGATAAACAGATAA